From Lucilia cuprina isolate Lc7/37 chromosome 4, ASM2204524v1, whole genome shotgun sequence:
TacattattagaaaatatattttttaaatccccaaaaaataattgaaaagaaatttaaccAAAATCCAGATTagaaatttgaatatattacaaaaaaacataataacccTCAACCAAAACCAATAAGACTGTTAcggtataaaatacataaaataattacaaaatacaacaaatatacataaattttagttgaaaaaaataaataaataaaagtagacATTTGAAAAACTTACCCTCGATTTCTCTTTGGTTTTGGGTGATATACGAAAACGACTTAGAACACCATCGATACCTGAAGAAACTGTTTGTGATGTAGATGTGCTGCTACTGCCACCACCAGTGCTAGGACGCTCTGGCTGTGCAGAGTTGCCATCACTAGTCGAAGCAGTGGCatctttttgttgctgttgttgtttattctCCTTATTCTGCTGTCCCTTGTGGAAAAAGCTTGATAAAGATTGTATAAGCGATTTACGTCGTTCTGGATCTTTAACTCTACGACCGGATTTCGTTTTCAATTGTTTACTGCTGTCCGTAGCGGCAGAGGTCGAATGTGTGGACGAAATCAATAGGTTTGGATCTGAGGTAAAATCAGATGCTCTAGAAGCGTTATTTGCCATACCAACACTgttggtattttgtttttgtgattgAGTTAAATAGGCGAGATCGTTAACACTTTTCGAACTGCTCATTTTGTTTTCACGTTTACTGTTGCCAATTTCTCGTTCATATGAAGATTGTAAAGCTCTTACTGGTTCCGGATCTGTACACACATCCACTTGTAAACGTTTGCGCAGTAACTGCATTTTCTCTTCGGGACTCAGTCCCAGTTCGGAATTGGATTTCAAGCGAGCACGAGCTCTAGCTTCACTTCTAAGATTCTCAGTGGATAccgaaaaatttgtttctttattcgTTTCGGTTGGTGTTGTTGCAACACTTTCGCCATTTCGTTTTTGTCGCATTGGTGGAATTGGGGTAGAAAGTTCAGAATAAGATGTAGGCTGCGCCACCGGATGCTGTTGCCGAGTTGTAGCGTAGGAAAATGAGGgtgttttattgattttgtaacGTTGTtcaaatgattttaaagaatcTCCCTCCAAGTGTTCACTAAACGGACGTTGTTTGTAGGCTTTAGCTCGAGTGGGCGATAAAGCTTCCATTCCATAAGCTGCAGTGTATGAAGTCGAGGGATTGTTCTCTGTAAAGCTTGAGTTTGTATTCAGACGCAGTGCTGGTGTTCGGTTGGAAGAAGATGTGGATGTTTCAGCCGCGGCTGTGGATACATGGTAGTGAGCTTGATTTGTGCAATTTGTATCAGTGGTAGAGTTAGCTGCCGCCAATTTGGGCGTGGGACTTAGACTAGAACCTGATGAGTAACCACCACCGCCGAGACCGCAGCCACCACCACCACTTGTTACCATTGTACGTTGACGACTGCGGTGCAAACGTTTTTCGGCATTCAATTGTTTTTTCGATTGTAATTTGTCCATGACCAGGTCATGAATAAGATCCTTTTGTTTGGTGCGTTCTTTGGTGATTTCCTCCAGCTTGCTTGTAAGTGTCGGAATTTCAGGTACTTTATTCAGTTGTGTGGGTAATACTGCTGCAACGGTTGTATTTGCATTTGCTGTTTCAGCTACGTTTGCTGGCGAAGCGGTTATTGTTTGATTCGTTTTTGTTTCGTCGTCCTTATCTaatcttaaattatttgttgtagttaATGTAGTTGTTGGTGTTGATTCTATCACAGTTTGGTTAGGATTTGTTAAGGCTATTGGAGCCTCTCCCTTTGAGCTTTTCCTTCGTTGTTTGCGAGCCTCTAATGAATCTCCACGAGCAGTTGTTGAAATTTGTACAATCTTCTGCTGCAAAGCTCGTACATATTCTTCATATGACAACTCGTCGTTTGATTTCTTTAATGACGAATTGTCTGCGGCTGCCATAAGAGGATCTTTAATTAGTTGTCGTGGAGGAGTATTTTTACTGGAGGATGTGGCAGAGTTAGTGCATGAAGTTGATTGTGATGATTTAGGTGCTCTATCCGAGCTACTGGGCGTTGAACTGTCACCCTTTTCTTGGACAATGACGGCGTTGCTTTCTTTTCccattttgtttgaatttggtGTATGGGGCGAAGAAGAATCAAATGGACTAGTGACTACAGTCAAAGCTTCACTTTCCTCTGTGGTAGTCATTTGTTGTGTTGGTTTTGAAGTGGTGGTGGTATCAACCGATGTTAGTTGCATTTGTGACGATAAAGCGCAAGTACTCTCGTCTTCTGCGTCGTTGATGGTACTTGAGTCGGTAAGTGATTGCGTCATTAGTGTGGAAGGAATATTTTTAGCAGCTTCGTTTACAGGAGTTTTATTCATGTCATCAAGCATTATATAAGCCCCTTGCTCTATATAGTCAATCCCCAGTTTTTCGTCTCTCTTTGTCTGGATGGGTTTGTAACTTTCCTTTGATGATGTTGCAGAACCATATGCACTTTGTGCTGTAGTTCTATTAGGTTTAGGAGAGTTGTCTACAAATTCAACATAGCCGCGGTTACGAAGCAAAGCTGTATTAGTTGCGGAAAGAGGCTCGGTTCCCGAACCATCGGAACCTGTGTCCATAAATTCAATATCATCAATATCAATTGATTTGAGAATACCTTCAAATTCAGCAACTGGAGCGGTTTTGGCCACTTCTTGTAAGACCTCATTGCTTGTTGGTAGACCTCTCTTTTTCTTATCTTTTTTGCCgccttttaaatttgttttatttgagtGGTGGACAAATTCCATGTCAACAAAATTCTCAGAAATGCAATCGTCTGCCGTCCAGTCCGACAACTCAGTCTCTGTCAGAATTTGTGCGGTACCTGTGGGTTCTGTCTCAGAATCTGAACCACGTGAGATCAACTCACCAGTTGGAGTTTTATCCATATCTATTAGAGGCGACGTAGGTGTTTGTAAGAAACTCCCCTTAGGTGTTGTAGGAGTTTCTGGCGTTTTTTGTGCGCTTGTTAGATTTAAGGTAATAGGTTTGACTGCCTTCTTATAGTCCTTTGAGGAGGCATCTACAATCAAGGGTAGATTTTTAAGactttcaattttgttttcgtttttcgtGTCAAACTTAAGATTAGAAGGCTTAATTTTTGGTGGTCCTTTTTCTGGCAGTGGTGGCCCTATTTCTGGCAGTGGTGGCGGCTCATCCACATCCCTATCTACTATTTCTTCAATATCTTTAATTACATCCAACTTATCCGCCTCAATAACGGTGGTTTCGGCGGGTTCTGGGGTGGCTGTGACTGGTTCCACATCCACCTCATGTTCATCTTCTAATTCTGTTGTCTTTACGGCCGGTACTTCAGGAACAATTACTCCTTCTGGCAATTCTATAAATTTCAAATCTTCAGGATCGCCTACATATTTACCATCTATTATCATTAAACTATCGAATTGCATGAGAGTACCAGAGGTATCATGTATTTCTAGTCGAGGTACTTGATGATTGCCACCTGAAGATGACATGAGGCCAGCACTATTGTGTGTTTCTGGACTAGTGGTTGATTCCAATATGTAATGCTCTATATCCTCCAAACTTGAAGAATGTGACGAACAGCTAGAATTGCTACTCGAACTAAGATTATCGGATTTTGTATTCCAAACTATATTGGGGACTTCAATCTGTACATCTTCCATTTCATTATCATAGATAGCTTCTAACTTCTCGGGTATATCTACCTTTTCCATATTGTTATCAATTAAATTAACCTCATCCTCTTCCTTTTGCCTTTCTACAGTTGGTGTACATTCTTTTGACTTGCTTTTCTCCTCCTTTTTCTCTATGTGACCCAAAATATCTGGTATACATTTGACATCAAGAGATAGATCAGGTTTGACAGCTGCTTCGATTATGGTACGATTGCTCCTTACTGGGGAATCACCCGTTAAATCGATAACCTTATTGCTATCCGATGTATCCATTGTACTTTCCTTTTCCGGTGTAACTAAATCAATTGTctcaattatgtttttattattagttgGAGTAGTAGGAGTCGATTTTTTATTGATAGATTCCAATAAGGTATTATTTACAGTCTCAGAATATTCCAAACATTTGTTAAGTTCATTTTtactatttacaaaaacattttccttTTCATTGTCTGTAGAAGCAGTAGATGATGctttttgtattgttatttCCACCTTAAGATCGTTGAGTATATTATTCGTAGCAGATCTCATTAATTCATTACCTGCTTTCTCACCCAGTTTAGTGCGGTCTAGGAAAGTTTTCATACTAGGACTTATATCGCTGCTGGGATTCAAGAGCTTTTGACATTCCGATATATTTGATTGGAAGCTGCGTATGCGTGAATCTAATACGGAAGTGGAACCAGATTTTTGTATCTTATTACCGTTAGCTTGTTCTCCAAGCAAATAACGTTTCTTTAACTCTAAACTTTTTTTCGAAGCTATGCCTTCGGTACTGGCCgttttattaagtaaataatcTCCTGGACGAGGATTTTGTAGGGGTGTGCGATTTGTGTTTAAAAGGGAGGGATCGACTTGGACTAGAGGTTTAAATTGTGGTATTATAGGTTGTTGCGGTTGTGTTTGGTACTTTGCTAAATAAGTTCCACTCTTGACTTGCTGGGTATTGGcgatattattgtatttttgacCCATTGAGGGCGGTATAACAGTAGATTTAAtctgaatttttcaaaattaaaattgaaatgttaGTGAATATCTTATAGAGATTGTCTAGTCTTTTAACGATATACAgatagttttcataaaaaaatattataattgtttGTACAAAATAAAGCTTCGTTGTAATCAGATAGGGTAGTGTTATAATAAGTGCTTAAACTGTAAATTTCATTtccgttttaaaatttttaatatgtaacATACCTGTACTTTGGTTGGCTTTCTTAAATGTGTgtcatcaataaaaatttttggtgTTTCGCGTATCATTTCATCTTGATCGAATTCAGAATCTGTTGAAATTTCTGTGGCAGAATTAAGTTCAACTTCATCAGGAGATGAGGTTTCTGATTCACTTTGCACCtgtaattgtttttcaattttataagataaaaataatttataaaattagtagtactatgaaatatttaacaaaaaattaaatttaaacaatcattttaataaaaaaacacatgcataaagataataaaaataaacgaaacaaaaaatagtTGAGTTAAAAAGAAAGGCCTTTTAGGTACGATCCAAAAAggtttaaacaacaacattagagggttaaattttgaaagatttaaatgaaaaatacattGAGCATTATAAAAACGACAAAATAGAAATTGAATGGtcagaaaaagaaacaaaaaaaaaaacaacagcagagGTTAGAGGTATATTTCAACAGCTtttcgtattttattttatacattttcatttgttaATTCCATGTAGCGTAGCAAACAACAGTAaggaaacattttatattcagCGTTTGGCACATAAACGTTATTTTACCTTTTAAGATCGTACCCAGAGTAgttacatttttaacattttatttcaattcaattcgAATTATCGTTCACTCTCTCTCTGTCTTTCgcttttttttgatataaatattttttcgggAGTTGTAAGAACCAAGAGAAAGAGGTTGGATAATTGTTATTTATCATTGATGCACACCAAGAGCAGAAAGGCTGGGCTAGCGGATGGAAAGATTTTGGGTAGTTTGGGCTGGATTGGTGTTACAGGGCTTGATTTTTGTATGCATTTAAGCATTGAAATGGTTGGAATTgggattgatttttttatttgttgttggttttatggTGTGTTGGTTTCATTTTTCTCCAAATGTTATTCGAGTAAAATGAGTTTGATTTGGATTTGTAGAGTTGTTAACATAAAACGCAAGAGTCTTTAGAAAGATCACCTCGATCTCTTAGGTGGGAAGGAGAACGTCTTGAATAATCGGTGAGGTAAGATGATCGGCCGCCAGAATGGCCAAGAGTCGATGGAGAAGTGTAGGGTTTATAATAATTGCTTCCACTATTTAACGATGATGACAAGTGGTTGTAAGTTGAGGGTAGACCTGTTACGGTAGGTAAACGCCTGGAGCTATATGAGGAGGTGTCGTAAGAAGGTACATAATCATAGTTGTACGATGAAGTAGTTGGTCTACCCAAGGCTCGAGAAGAAGGAAATCTAGTGGTATTTGTCGCGCTAGAGTTATAATGTCGAGGACgatatgttgttgttatatcatcgtcatcatctgaATCATTTTTAAGATGGCCAGAGTTACGCCTTTCTTCGTTAATGACTTCCTTCATATAGGGATTACGTTCAACAACACGCTCATTGACAAAATCTCGTTTACGGTTATGAAGACGCTTACTACGTTCCAATAACATTTGAGTGCTAGCATCATCACTGTTTGTGGATGTAACTGCTACATTCTTGTGATGACGTGTGGGTCTTTGTGGGGTTACATGTACACTTCGATTAGGTATTTCACTGCTGTCATTGCTGGAGTAAGACACGGCGGTTTGACCAGTTGTAGCCAAGGAATAATTGGAATTATATGGTGACTGCAGTTTTCGTAAATCGGTTATTGATTTAGAAGAGGGATTTCCTTTTTCTAAGACAACATCAAAAGAACTGCGATTTGTTTCAGGAGTCTCCGAACGTGGCTTGTAATGCGGTTTTTCCTTTTTGCTAAAAACAGTCTTCCCATCTGGCCACTCACGATTTCGTCCAGAATGTGCAGGAATATTTGCATATTCTACTTTTTCGGAGGCAAACTTCTTCGAGCCCTCACTTTCATCTTTCGATATCTCATCTTCATCTTCCTCCTCTTGCAACTTTGGCCAAGGTCTCTTCTTAACATCTTCACCAATGGGCTGTTTAAGATTGTCGGGCTTTTCGGGAGCATCTTCTATTTTAGGCAAGTCTAATTTCTTTGGCATTGGTGCTATTATGGGTTTATTATCTAACAATTCTATAAATGCAAATGAACTTCGGCGAGATGTTTGTGAAGTTGGGGATTCAGGTATTTCCAACGGCTTTGTCATCGGAGGTGTTCCACCTCTGTTAGTTGTTGAACTTTGTATTGAACTACGTCGAGAGTCTCGAGGACTCTGTTTGCAGGGTGTTACTAGAGGTGTAGATTTTTTCGAACTACTCTTGGAACTGTCGATCGAAGAAGATTGTTTAAGTTCAGGCTTTTCCATAACTTGATATTCTTTATCTCGTTGGATTAGAGCATGTCTTCGTTCTAATTCAAATTCCTCTATCAAACGTTTTTGAGAAGCCTCAGTATTGGCATCAATGTTATTAAGCTGCTTTATTGAAGTTGTGGGTGATTTATCTCTCAGATTAATAACATTATCTTTATCATTTAAAGATGATAACGATATACTATCTGCAGTCTTAGGTGATGGTACTACTTTTCCTTTAACTGAATTTCTCACAAGATTTTGGTCTTGTTTTTCActttgtaaatttgtatttttaatattcgaTAGATTTTCTTCCGGTGATCTTACACTTTCCTTAGATTTTTCTTCTTTGGATGTGGTATTTACTTCAGTGATAGTATTTGAttccattttctttaatttgtttaaactttctATTGACTCAGGTTTCGATAAGTTAGTTTTAGTACTTGCGGCTCCTTTTCGCCTTGGTGGCATTGGGCTGCTAGGCATCATTTCCATATTCCATTCTAGTGATGGCTCCCTTAAATTGGGTTTCGGTTGCAAATGTTCTTCTACTGTTAAATGTGATTCCATGGGATTGTTAGTAGAAGTTGCCGGCGTTGTAGAATTTGTTTGTGGTTCTTTGGGTTTTGTACTGTTACCAGAAAAATTCTGTTTATCATCTTTATCATCTTCCAAGGAATCCATATCCTTGTTTTGAGCAATAGGTTTCAGAACTTTTGTAAACTCTGTAACATTTTCAGGCAAATTACTTTGAAAGCCATCGTCTAATGATTTTGTAACTATAACTAAAGGTTGTTGGGAAGCAATTTCAGAGGATTTCgcaatatttttggatatttcTGGTTGgtcttgtataaaatatttgtatggagCTTGAGATTCATCGAATAAAATATCATCTTCATCTATAATTCTTGGGAATTTTAATGgttttgtagtatttttagAGTTATCTTGCTCTATATCGGCTTCCAAATCGTTTCTGGCAACAACCATCATTAAATCTTGTAcggatggtggcatattagttgGTGATAATCTtgacaatttcttttttattctttgtggAGCTAAAGGAGCAGGAGAATCACTGGATGATGAAAGACTTTTTTGTCTGCGTTGTGGTTTAATGGGAAAATTTAATTCATTCGAAGTAGTATTCATAGGAATTTTGGTAACAATGGAATTTCTATCGATTTCTAAAGATGATTCTTTATCAGCATCTCTTTCCAAGGATTGTACTCTGTCTAAAATATCTTCATCTAAATGTTCTTCCTCTTTTTTAATTGGAGATCGTGGTGTTATAGCTATTAATTCATCATTCGAATCAAATTCAACATTCACTAGCATTTCATCGGAAAATTGACTAAATAATTTCTCTATGCTTTCATCCTCTGAAGAGCCCCGCATTTGGACGGTAACTGGAGCCACACTAGGACTTTTACTTATAGATGTACACAAGGAATCTGTATCATAATTATCTGTgcttaatatagttttatttaaatttacatctGTGTTTAGTTCTTCTACAGTGGTTGCATGTTTTTCTAAATCGGCAGCTGCAAGTTCTAACTTTTCAGTGAGTGATGCATTAGACAATCTgcgagactgtagactagactgcgAACCACGACGAGAACTACTTAGAGATTTGTCACAGCCAGTTTTGGGCAAATTCTTTATGTCTTCCACCAAAGGTCTTACATTAACGGGTGTTTCTTCGatggtatttttattttctgcaaCTTGTTTTTCCAAAATCTCTTCCTTTGGTTTATTTTCCTTAACAGTATCATTATCTGTATTAACAACTTCTGATTTCTTGGGACTTACTATGGTAGAAGTTGGATGATTTGCTTGCTTACTAACGCTTATTAAAGCCAATTCTTCCAATGAAGTGTATATAGCATGTTTCGTCACGTTTGCGTTGGAGCTTTGTAATTTCTTTTCGggtgattttttcttttctggcgattttttctttttaattggtGATTTCCTCTTCTCAGGACTTTTCTGTTTTAGTCCGAAGAATTTAGCAAATTTCGATTCTCTGTATTGTATCGGTAAATCATTGTAAAGACGTTTTTCTTCAGGTTCTTCCTCCCTTTCTTTATCTAACCTTTTGTTATGAAAATCATTTCGTTTCTTTTGTAGGAAATTCGTAGCCTCACTGCGCCACTCTGTTTTTAAGTATTCCATGGTTTTTTCCAAATCACTGAAATTGTCTGACTCACGCGATACTATGGACTCTttggatttatttaaattacttgtTGTAGATTCCATACGTCGCAATTTGAAGACATGATCTGATGAACCCATCGAACTCAACGATTCGAAGCGTTTAAGTATATTCTGTACACCACTAGGACGATCACCATCTTCCTTTGCCATTTCTGACAAATCGTTGTTGCTTTCGACAATCATACTACTCCTGCGTTGCAATTCGCCCTCGCCAAATGATTTGGCTTTGAGCAATTTCTTTCGTTTATCATTGGAACTGCTTGAGGTTTTCTTTGGTAATCCGAGATCTATGCCAGTTTCCTCTAAAATACGTTCTATTTTATCAGAAATGTCTTCACTAGGTGATTTTTCCTCTTGAAATAGTTGCTGATACTCCATACTGGGAGACCGTTGGGCTTCATTACCACTTCCTAGAATTTCGTCTAAAATACGATCATCATCGTCTTTAGCCAATACAGGCTTCTTCTGGTTTAATGTTTTCTTGGCCTTAGTACCTTTTGgaacaatttttcttattatcttTACATTACCCTTTTTTCCTGAATTGGCCACTGCTGTTGTGGTAACTACTTTGGCAGCGGGTTTCTTTTTTACTATATCTATAGCCCCATCCAATTGATTATCTTTTAGACTGTAGTTTGTAGATCCCAAAGAGGTTTGACGTTTGGGTGCTGTTTTTGCCACTGACTTGTCACTTGTACTTGATTTTGCAGTTGACATAGTGTCTAAAGCCTTTTCTGTTTGAGACTTTTTCAATCTATCAGCCACCGTAACAACTGACGGTCGTCTTTGAGGTACTGGACTGCTGGGAAAGTATTTGGTAAGATCTATCTCGTTAAGAGTTTTCTGATTTTTGTTCAAAGCATTTGAGGcatttttctcttgtttttgatttggaaaatatttcgaTAGATCCACATTCGAGGGCACTGCTTGTGCACTAATTGTGGGAGTTTCCATTTGTGATTTTATAGAATCCAATGTTCCCGAAAAGCTTTTTGCTTCAATTTCTTTTAGCTTATCTACCATTTTCTTATTGGGTTTAGGGGAAAACTTACTTTCTACTTTGTACAACATGTGGCCCATATCTTTGCTTTTATCCTTAACATTTGTATCCGATTTTGAGAGGTCAATTTTCTTAACGATATTgagaatattttcaagttcCATTTTACTGTCAGATTTTGGAATTTTCGTTTCAATAGAACTTTTAGCTTTAACTAATGGACTAGAGGTTGCTGATTGGCTCTTAAAACTATTAGATCTACTAgttgtagaatttttttctaagcTTTCCTTTGATTCCGCATTAATGCTGCCCTTTTCACCTTTTGAACAGTTTGTTGTTGGGGTTTCCATTTTAGCTTGCGGacgattttctttgttttttagatcatttaataaatctaaaattgcAGCATTTTTTTCAGCCTCTGTTTTAAATTTAGACTTAGGTGCTAATGTGTCAGATTGTTCCTCACTTTTAATTGTAGTGGTCAAACTATcattaaatttagattttggcTTAAATGGATCCGAGCCGTTTTGTGGCTTGGAATCCATGATCTTATCATCACTTTTATCTTCATTTGCTGGTGTTTTTGGTGCAAAAAATTCATCTTTGAATTTTGATATAGGCTTTAAGAAATTATCCACCTTTTCTTCAAATTTCGTTTTGGCGGCGGCTGCTTTATTGTCAGCCAACCACTTCTCCTTCAtggttaattttttcaaaatatcgcTACGTATGAGATTCTCCTTGGCAATTGTCTCTATATCCTTATTCATCTTAACAACATTATTTAAACGGTACAATTTTTCCGTAATAGCATCTATATCAGCACTGAATTTGTGCTCTGAGTTTTGCTCCAATTTTTCAATATCAGCTTTAGTGACAGAAGATGTACTCCTATTGCCATTTGTTAGCGAAGAAGCTGACTTGAACGAAATATCAGATGCATTCGACAAAATAGAATCCTTTCGTTCTTTACTTTTATCCCCttctaaattattattattttctttttcagttgctacatcattttcttttttattctcgATAGAATCTTTACTATTTTCACTAGTTAATTTGacctaaattttttgttataaaattttgtacatgaaaCCAACACCATAATTGTATgaagtaaaatgtaaaaataaacaaaaatataatatttttgttttataatgatgATGTGCGtatgatttaaagaaaaaagtttaaggtatatttaataaaagaagacaaattatataaaaatttaatttgcgtACCTCTGTTTCAGTATCTGTGGGTAAATTAGGGGGTAAAGGAGGTAAGCGAACTTCTTCACGACGCAATTCTCTGGCTTTAGCAAATTCTTCACCTTCTGTATCATCTTTGCCATCGTCTGGAAAAGTAAATGTGTAATTTGAAAATACTTAGTATATTATTACTTcggataaaatgttttaaaactctttaattgaaatttatttgcttACCTGCCATACCTTCGCTGGAATCATAGGAATCATCAGAGTCATCAGTATCTGAATAATTTTGTTTGCCAATCCACTCAGAGGCTAGTTGCAAAGTTTGAGCACCCAACGGAGAATCATTCGCTTCTTCAAACATGTCAGAATCTGAATCGGGGTCTGAGTCATCAGAACTTGAAAGGTCTGATTCTGAATCATTATTGGATTCTGGTAGGAAATTGCGGCCTGACCATTCGTGCTCGTCTATAATATGTTCTTCAGAGGGTTCCCCGTCTGACATCGCATCTGTATTTTCGAATTCTATGCGTTCCGGTGTTTGGCCACGTTCCAACAGATCCAATTTGGCAACATTATCGACTTGGCCACGTTTATCTGGTGTTCTAGGTTCATCACCCGATTCACTATTAATATATGAAGGCACAGGTGTTTTAGCCACTGAAGCAGCACTAGCAGCTGcctcattttgttgttgttgtgttggtttctataaagaaaaagtgAGAAATATCTACACATACTACGATAATAGTCATTTATAAATACCCTCTGTCCTGGTTTACGAACCACCGGCCGTATAGCTTTAGCTGGTAATCGGAAATGTTGTGTACAATAGAAGCGGCCATTGGGATCGTCACGATCGAAGGCATAAGCTCCTAATC
This genomic window contains:
- the LOC111690633 gene encoding F-actin-monooxygenase Mical isoform X4 produces the protein MADNNTTIPQTTTIYYVCTVKCMSRSAHQRQQQKLQMQQQQLLAQQMADNEAAAAAAEMFDLFCVATTMRQILGLHRQMCDVVGLRPAPLNEFYPKLKTKVRSWKAQALWKKFDARAAHRAYAKGTACTGTRVLVIGAGPCGLRTAIEAQLLGAKVVVVEKRDRISRNNVLHLWPFVITDLRNLGAKKFYGKFCAGSIDHISIRQLQCILLKVALLLGVEIHEGVSFERTIEPSGDGCGWRASVTPADHAVSHYEFDVLIGADGKRNTLEAFKRKEFRGKLAIAITANFINKKTEAEAKAEEISGVAFIFNQSFFKELYHTTGIDLENIVYYKDETHYFVMTAKKHSLIDKGVILQDFADPAELLAPINVNTEKLLDYAREAAEFSTKYQMPNLEFAVNHYGKPDVAMFDFTSMFAAESSCRVIVRKGFRLLQCLVGDSLLEPFWPTGSGCARGFLSSMDAAYAIKLWSNSGNSTLGVVAQRESIYRLLGQTTPENLQRDIGSYTVDPATRYPNLNRTSVNVWQVKHLIDTDDNTVLEQTFMDTNAIQPTQVDTPVRRKRRSGDTMPLSTVLLRWICAQLHAYEFTKELKEVSDVFTNGKVLCALINRYRPDLVDFNTVKDLSPVEQNDLAFKILDKELHIPRIMSGKDSLQLSNVESKVWLNYLEQICEVFRGEIPHVKHPKIDFSDLREKYKTNNAHAQPDFSKLLQLSTKQKAKSPIQDLVDVPQVVQRRSVLDEEKLKRQRRYEQQFVGNAAGAGNAAQTDTPRRAKKRRSADKAANIEERQKRLQEIELNRQDRQSKRRQQRYQQTQNFYKSLHMLQANTFLREADENTPFEDYSIFLYRQQAPEFNDRVKDLERKLLYPDRERSDIPSALPRNVDEQFSDRIKSMEQRISSRNAYGSDKKPKDLMRAIGKIDSNDWNVREIEKKIEQSKKTEVHGPKGREKVPKWSREQFQARQNKMSKPTRQDSAEEKFKEIDQTLKNLDKQLKEGNVLEVGKVASIAGQFVKRDDTSEEKNPPTVVPKSSTKVALAFKKQAASEKCHFCKQTVYLMEKLQTENLVMHRGCLKCHHCHTNLRLGAYAFDRDDPNGRFYCTQHFRLPAKAIRPVVRKPGQRKPTQQQQNEAAASAASVAKTPVPSYINSESGDEPRTPDKRGQVDNVAKLDLLERGQTPERIEFENTDAMSDGEPSEEHIIDEHEWSGRNFLPESNNDSESDLSSSDDSDPDSDSDMFEEANDSPLGAQTLQLASEWIGKQNYSDTDDSDDSYDSSEGMADDGKDDTEGEEFAKARELRREEVRLPPLPPNLPTDTETEVQSESETSSPDEVELNSATEISTDSEFDQDEMIRETPKIFIDDTHLRKPTKVQIKSTVIPPSMGQKYNNIANTQQVKSGTYLAKYQTQPQQPIIPQFKPLVQVDPSLLNTNRTPLQNPRPGDYLLNKTASTEGIASKKSLELKKRYLLGEQANGNKIQKSGSTSVLDSRIRSFQSNISECQKLLNPSSDISPSMKTFLDRTKLGEKAGNELMRSATNNILNDLKVEITIQKASSTASTDNEKENVFVNSKNELNKCLEYSETVNNTLLESINKKSTPTTPTNNKNIIETIDLVTPEKESTMDTSDSNKVIDLTGDSPVRSNRTIIEAAVKPDLSLDVKCIPDILGHIEKKEEKSKSKECTPTVERQKEEDEVNLIDNNMEKVDIPEKLEAIYDNEMEDVQIEVPNIVWNTKSDNLSSSSNSSCSSHSSSLEDIEHYILESTTSPETHNSAGLMSSSGGNHQVPRLEIHDTSGTLMQFDSLMIIDGKYVGDPEDLKFIELPEGVIVPEVPAVKTTELEDEHEVDVEPVTATPEPAETTVIEADKLDVIKDIEEIVDRDVDEPPPLPEIGPPLPEKGPPKIKPSNLKFDTKNENKIESLKNLPLIVDASSKDYKKAVKPITLNLTSAQKTPETPTTPKGSFLQTPTSPLIDMDKTPTGELISRGSDSETEPTGTAQILTETELSDWTADDCISENFVDMEFVHHSNKTNLKGGKKDKKKRGLPTSNEVLQEVAKTAPVAEFEGILKSIDIDDIEFMDTGSDGSGTEPLSATNTALLRNRGYVEFVDNSPKPNRTTAQSAYGSATSSKESYKPIQTKRDEKLGIDYIEQGAYIMLDDMNKTPVNEAAKNIPSTLMTQSLTDSSTINDAEDESTCALSSQMQLTSVDTTTTSKPTQQMTTTEESEALTVVTSPFDSSSPHTPNSNKMGKESNAVIVQEKGDSSTPSSSDRAPKSSQSTSCTNSATSSSKNTPPRQLIKDPLMAAADNSSLKKSNDELSYEEYVRALQQKIVQISTTARGDSLEARKQRRKSSKGEAPIALTNPNQTVIESTPTTTLTTTNNLRLDKDDETKTNQTITASPANVAETANANTTVAAVLPTQLNKVPEIPTLTSKLEEITKERTKQKDLIHDLVMDKLQSKKQLNAEKRLHRSRQRTMVTSGGGGCGLGGGGYSSGSSLSPTPKLAAANSTTDTNCTNQAHYHVSTAAAETSTSSSNRTPALRLNTNSSFTENNPSTSYTAAYGMEALSPTRAKAYKQRPFSEHLEGDSLKSFEQRYKINKTPSFSYATTRQQHPVAQPTSYSELSTPIPPMRQKRNGESVATTPTETNKETNFSVSTENLRSEARARARLKSNSELGLSPEEKMQLLRKRLQVDVCTDPEPVRALQSSYEREIGNSKRENKMSSSKSVNDLAYLTQSQKQNTNSVGMANNASRASDFTSDPNLLISSTHSTSAATDSSKQLKTKSGRRVKDPERRKSLIQSLSSFFHKGQQNKENKQQQQQKDATASTSDGNSAQPERPSTGGGSSSTSTSQTVSSGIDGVLSRFRISPKTKEKSRSCIELRNFSVGDKDDYLYNIGNYIGASPTRRLRTSSASMAMTYECHNNPDFPSRTQLTHTPYSHSQINNLNNSNNSRNRHYEQQQQHKHQPQQQSSAIVHYNQNFSHTPTKKSSSSSALAFSSSSPQLCVNKSQSMTNTNIAAAAAAYDDQTPPPIPPLPLNYQRSDDESYATETRDQKKQRAISKAVRQAELKRLRIAQEIQREQEEIEVQLKELETRGVLIEKALRGEEQNYDNPDSTTNVGSSDEKLLKELLEIWRNITQLKKRDEELGIRQKELQLEHRHAQLKEELNLRLSCSKLDKSSADVAAEGAILNEMLEIVAKRAALRPSASNHDLAGSSDLLRVGDKAAASTSKLQLSSTRGQSNDNEESNI